From the Solanum lycopersicum chromosome 10, SLM_r2.1 genome, one window contains:
- the OFP26 gene encoding transcription repressor OFP13, with the protein MEFFSLFKSKKKPSFSPMLCRLPRCGNLRTLSIRDENNHNIFNSQRFCINVDDDIVDEVIEGLKFEKKRFFFESGEKTSSILNVSSSKLSKSIGNKRLEFPPSDESCVITHIDSIDAYGETSTRSIFKGSSSRLTKNDYSTSNNKFESLPLNNSCVISPSAMRVTSIDPYGYIKKYMEITVEENQGIKDWKESLKEICAWYLENNDNDKNIHKFIIGAFCDLWMSYSGTSTTNTPFGFSTSEPPSPYFMSLIEAKADQIIATSTSSVIP; encoded by the coding sequence atggagtttttttctctcttcaaaAGCAAGAAAAAACCCTCATTTTCTCCTATGCTATGTAGATTGCCACGTTGTGGTAACCTTAGAACTCTCTCTATTAGAGATGAAAATAATCACAACATTTTCAATTCTCAAAGATTTTGCATTAATGTTGATGATGACATAGTTGATGAAGTCATTGAAGGcctaaaatttgagaaaaaaaggtTCTTTTTCGAGTCAGGTGAAAAAACAAGTTCGATTCTTAAtgtttcatcatcaaaattgtCAAAAAGTATTGGTAATAAGAGGCTCGAGTTTCCACCATCTGATGAATCATGTGTTATAACACATATAGATTCGATTGATGCTTATGGGGAAACAAGTACTAGGTCAATTTTTAAAGGGTCATCGTCAAGATTGACAAAGAATGATTATAGTACTAGTAATAACAAGTTTGAGTCTCTACCATTGAACAACTCGTGTGTTATATCACCTAGTGCTATGAGGGTAACTTCGATAGATCCTTATGGATATATCAAGAAATATATGGAAATCACGGTTGAAGAAAATCAAGGGATCAAAGATTGGAAGGAGTCTCTTAAAGAGATATGTGCTTGGTATTTGGagaataatgataatgataaaaacATTCATAAGTTTATTATTGGTGCATTTTGTGATTTGTGGATGAGCTATTCAGGTACTTCAACAACAAATACTCCATTTGGATTTAGTACTAGTGAACCTCCTAGTCCTTATTTCATGTCTTTGATAGAAGCTAAGGCTGATCAAATCATTGCAACATCAACATCCAGTGTAATTCCATAA
- the OFP27 gene encoding transcription repressor OFP15, which translates to MVDEVIENLKLEKDRFFVESGQKTSSLLDMSSSRLSKRRTISKRLEFLPFNNDSYVITLMDSIDAYGETSRSILEGSSSRLSKSTNNSTSSKRLSYRPSNDSMDSYGDQETSSILDMSSLSSNDSISSNGLGYLPSNESMDATSILERSKSNSSHGFVYYVPCKKTYVIMRLISRDPYEDIKYFLERMVDENLEIEDWKESLEELCGWLLEINEKNIHKYIVGAFCDLWMSYSCTSTTNTPFEFNSSKPPSLYFMSMIEDEADQMIAASTFSVIS; encoded by the coding sequence ATGgttgatgaagttattgaaaaCTTAAAACTAGAGAAAGATAGGTTTTTTGTCGAGTCAGGTCAAAAAACTAGTTCACTTCTTGATATGTCATCATCAAGATTGTCAAAGAGACGTACTATTAGTAAGAGGCTCGAGTTTCTACCATTTAACAATGACTCGTATGTTATAACATTGATGGATTCTATTGATGCTTATGGGGAAACAAGTAGGTCAATTCTTGAAGGATCATCATCAAGATTGTCAAAGAGTACTAATAATAGTACTAGTAGTAAAAGGCTTAGTTATCGACCATCGAATGACTCAATGGATTCTTATGGGGATCAAGAAACTAGTTCAAttcttgacatgtcatcattaAGTAGTAACGACAGTATTAGTAGTAACGGGCTCGGGTATTTACCATCGAATGAATCAATGGATGCTACTTCAATTCTTGAAAGGTCAAAGAGTAATAGTAGTCACGGGTTTGTGTACTATGTACCATGTAAAAAAACATATGTTATAATGCGATTGATATCGAGGGATCCTTATGAGGATATCAagtattttttggaaagaatggttgatgaaaatctagaaattgAAGATTGGAAGGAGTCTCTTGAAGAGTTATGTGGTTGGCTATTGGAGATTAATGAGAAAaacattcataaatatattgttGGGGCATTTTGTGATTTGTGGATGAGTTATTCATGTACTTCAACAACAAATACTCCATTTGAATTTAATTCTAGCAAACCTCCTAGTCTCTATTTTATGTCTATGATAGAAGATGAGGCTGATCAGATGATTGCAGCGTCAACATTCAGTGTAATTTCATAA
- the LOC138338970 gene encoding transcription repressor OFP13-like — protein MKFFSLFKSKKKPSFSPMLCRLPRCGNLRTLSIRDENNHNIFNSQRFCINVDDDIVDEVIEGLKFEKKRFYFEAGEKTSSILDVSCAITHIDSIDAYGKTSTRSILKGTKSRLSKNDNSTSNDMVESLPLNDSCVITPSVMRVTSIDPYGYIKKHMEMMVEENQGIKDWKESLKEICALYLEINYIDKNIHRFIIGAFCDLWMSYSGTSTTNTPFGFSTSEPPSPYFMSLMEA, from the coding sequence atgaagtttttttctctcttcaagAGCAAGAAAAAACCCTCATTTTCTCCTATGCTATGTAGATTGCCACGTTGTGGTAACCTTAGAACTCTCTCTATTAGAGATGAAAATAATCACAACATTTTCAATTCTCAAAGATTTTGCattaatgttgatgatgatatagTTGATGAAGTCATTGAAGGcctaaaatttgagaaaaagagGTTCTATTTCGAGGCAGGTGAAAAAACAAGTTCGATTCTTGATGTTTCATGTGCTATAACACATATAGATTCGATTGATGCTTATGGGAAAACAAGTACTAGGTCAATTCTTAAAGGTACAAAGTCAAGATTGTCAAAGAATGATAATAGTACTAGTAATGACATGGTTGAGTCTCTACCATTGAACGACTCGTGTGTTATAACACCTAGTGTTATGAGGGTAACTTCGATAGATCCTTATGGATATATCAAGAAACATATGGAAATGATGGTTGAAGAAAATCAAGGGATTAAAGATTGGAAGGAGTCTCTTAAGGAGATTTGTGCTTTGTATTTGGAgattaattatattgataaaaacaTTCATAGGTTTATAATTGGTGCATTTTGTGATTTGTGGATGAGTTATTCAGGTACTTCAACAACAAATACTCCATTTGGATTTAGTACTAGTGAACCTCCTAGTCCTTATTTCATGTCTTTGATGGAAGCTTAA